The Daucus carota subsp. sativus chromosome 7, DH1 v3.0, whole genome shotgun sequence genome window below encodes:
- the LOC135147942 gene encoding uncharacterized protein LOC135147942, translating to MADKPTIQKHEKSIAALEEKLGTFESFNTATQEQMGQLKMDVAMVRQSNFEVKTRLDELTALLKKEVLGRASIPGGNDAPTSDIVTLVSSNPQTPTHIATIESSVSSGDMSNFRSINWSGSTITPFPRPINPSQPTLHTTINPTTPPGFFVPQTQFLTNSWPNTSFPMPQPTTGLASYQPPYIQSTLNPYALPLYPHFTQNSVSTPQNHYSTFSQPTANPIHPNSNPQNIGFIPSITTPYKTPKLDFPKFDGKDPRGWLNKCEKFFQLNPTTDLRSRVLCAALHMENDADIWYRTVEREKSNLLWPEFCNLVCQRFSKVGYENLVGQFNKLTQKGRVEEYITQFDELRNYVMAEEGFHRESYYIDNFISGLKDDIAQHLYNQKPKTMQEARDLARGQKFFLTVLDKRYRAMGTHTKTLPKSYPTRSFSDNTGSKPPTEGFKKLSLAELTEKRQKGLCYHCDQKYEPGHDCRKKKLFVLIGDEEVAAVQNEEELTITWEGCNTEQPQEDECAAAKVSLHAMNGSQGSGTIKLQGNIQGHLVNILVDSGSTHDFMSQNLAKRLQLKTNPCAPFSITVADGNKVQCNTTVEPVKWSMADEVFSTNMHLIPLGGYDIILGAQWMTTVSPVTFDYAKGMITVNHQGKRVGLQQFTNPAKVQLRLKKGNNKFHKEEAYFLIQVTTLEGLPNVTDKLPNNISQVLEDYVDVFASPTQLPPPRNHDHHIPLKAGSEPVNSHPYRCPLAHREEIEKITKEMLEAGVIKASTSPYSSPVLLVRKKDNTWRLVVDYRALNAITVKNKFPIPVIEELLAELKGSTVYFKLDLRSGYHQIKVHENDTYKTAFKTHQGHFEFLVMPFGLTNAPASFQALMNEVFAEYLRKFVLVFFDDILVYSSNLEEHEHQLKLVFDKLRAHKCLLREASAKSLEKKLNIWDISSVVKGLLLIQTRLKP from the coding sequence ATGGCAGATAAACCCACTATTCAGAAGCATGAAAAATCCATTGCAGCGTTGGAAGAAAAGCTGGGCACATTTGAAAGTTTTAACACAGCGACTCAAGAACAAATGGGTCAGCTAAAGATGGATGTGGCGATGGTGAGACAGAGTAATTTTGAGGTCAAAACTCGTCTAGATGAGCTTACAGCGTTACTGAAGAAGGAGGTTCTGGGTAGGGCTTCAATACCTGGGGGAAATGATGCTCCAACTTCAGATATCGTCACACTGGTAAGCTCTAATCCACAAACTCCTACTCATATTGCTACTATTGAAAGCTCTGTTAGCTCTGGTGACATGAGTAATTTTCGTAGCATTAACTGGAGTGGCTCAACCATCACACCTTTTCCACGACCCATAAACCCTTCCCAGCCTACTCTACACACCACCATAAACCCCACCACTCCTCCTGGCTTTTTTGTTCCTCAAACCCAGTTTTTAACCAACAGCTGGCCAAACACCTCTTTCCCTATGCCCCAACCTACAACGGGTTTGGCATCTTACCAACCACCATACATTCAGTCCACTTTAAACCCCTATGCTCTGCCTTTATACCCTCACTTCACCCAAAACTCAGTTTCAACACCACAAAACCACTACTCCACTTTTAGTCAACCAACTGCAAACCCCATCCATCCCAACTCAAACCCACAAAACATTGGGTTTATACCCTCTATCACCACACCGTACAAAACCCCAAAGCTGGATTTCCCAAAGTTTGATGGAAAAGACCCGAGGGGGTGGTTAAACAAGTGCGAAAAGTTTTTTCAGTTAAACCCCACTACTGATCTGAGGTCAAGGGTCTTATGTGCAGCTTTACACATGGAGAATGATGCTGATATATGGTATAGAACAGTAGAAAGGGAGAAATCTAATTTGTTGTGGCCGGAATTTTGTAATCTGGTTTGTCAACGATTCTCGAAGGTGGGCTATGAAAACCTGGTGGGGCAGTTCAATAAATTGACACAAAAGGGGAGAGTGGAGGAGTATATAACTCAGTTTGATGAGTTACGAAATTATGTTATGGCAGAAGAGGGTTTCCACCGAGAATCTTACTATATTGACAACTTCATTAGTGGCCTTAAAGATGACATTGCTCAACACTTGTACAACCAGAAACCCAAGACTATGCAGGAGGCAAGAGATCTGGCCAGAGGCCAAAAGTTTTTTCTCACTGTACTGGACAAACGCTACAGAGCCATGGGAACACATACCAAAACCCTGCCAAAATCCTACCCTACTAGAAGTTTCAGTGATAACACAGGGTCTAAACCTCCCACAGAGGGTTTTAAGAAGTTGTCTCTGGCTGAGCTAACTGAAAAAAGGCAGAAGGGATTATGCTACCACTGCGATCAAAAGTATGAGCCAGGGCATGATTGCAGAAAGAAAAAATTGTTTGTCCTCATTGGAGATGAAGAGGTAGCTGCAGTACAGAATGAAGAAGAATTAACTATTACCTGGGAAGGTTGTAACACAGAACAACCACAGGAAGATGAATGTGCAGCGGCTAAGGTCTCGCTACACGCCATGAATGGTTCTCAGGGCAGCGGAACTATTAAATTGCAGGGGAACATCCAAGGGCACCTTGTTAATATCTTAGTAGACAGTGGCTCTACGCATGATTTCATGTCCCAGAACTTGGCAAAAAGGTTGCAACTCAAAACAAATCCCTGTGCACCTTTTAGCATTACAGTTGCCGACGGAAACAAGGTCCAGTGCAATACAACGGTGGAGCCAGTTAAGTGGAGCATGGCAGACGAGGTGTTTTCCACCAATATGCACCTTATTCCTCTGGGGGGTTATGACATCATTTTGGGTGCTCAATGGATGACTACGGTGAGCCCCGTTACCTTTGATTACGCCAAGGGCATGATTACAGTAAACCACCAAGGCAAAAGGGTGGGTTTACAACAATTCACTAACCCTGCAAAGGTGCAATTGCGTCTGAAGAAAGGAAATAATAAGTTTCACAAAGAAGAGGCCTATTTCCTCATTCAAGTAACAACACTTGAAGGTCTCCCCAACGTCACAGATAAGCTCCCTAATAACATCAGTCAAGTATTGGAAGACTATGTTGATGTTTTCGCTTCGCCCACTCAACTGCCTCCTCCCCGAAACCATGATCACCACATTCCCCTCAAGGCTGGTAGCGAACCAGTGAACTCTCATCCTTACAGATGTCCTCTAGCACACAGAgaagaaattgaaaaaatcACCAAGGAAATGCTCGAGGCTGGGGTAATCAAGGCCAGCACATCCCCCTACTCATCCCCTGTTCTCCTGGTGAGGAAGAAGGATAATACTTGGCGGTTGGTGGTAGATTACAGGGCACTCAACGCCATAACAGTCAAGAATAAGTTCCCAATTCCCGTCATTGAAGAATTACTAGCAGAACTCAAAGGCAGTACTGTATATTTCAAGCTTGATCTTCGTAGTGGGTACCATCAAATCAAGGTCCATGAGAATGACACTTACAAAACTGCATTCAAAACTCACCAAGGCCATTTCGAGTTTTTAGTTATGCCTTTCGGTTTAACTAACGCCCCCGCATCCTTTCAAGCTTTGATGAACGAAGTGTTTGCTGAGTATCTTCGAAAATTCGTACTAGTATTTTTCGATGATATTCTAGTTTATAGCAGTAATCTGGAAGAGCATGAGCACCAATTGAAGCTGGTCTTTGATAAATTGCGGGCTCACAAATGTTTGTTAAGAGAAGCAAGTGCGAAATCGCTAGAGAAGAAGTTGAATATTTGGGACATATCATCAGTTGTAAAGGGGTTGCTGCTGATCCAAACAAGGTTAAAGCCATGA